TAACAGGGAGGGCGTGTAAACAGATAAATACAAGtcagccaggagcagctggtcattatttattttaaatcaaaagaATTCTTAAAGTGCACACACTGTAAAATACAGATGCCTTGTTATTAAAGTACATTCCCTTCCATAGAGCAGCATGACATCCCATTCATGTACCAGTCAGTTTaaattatacagtatattaagATAAAAATCACATAAATATAACACTTTGCCTTCAACCTCAAAAGCATCCTTTATTGAGTCTTGAATGAAATTCCTGCTGAAGTCGCAGCAAGGCTTGTAAATGGTTAAATATGCTGAACTTTGCTCACATAATGGCCACCAATAAAGACACAATTTGGCTACATAGACATGCTCATGCAGTATCGCATAGGAGGAGCCAGTGAATTATACAAATACTATATCTTGTACTTGGTCATCAACGCATGCATAAAATCATTAAGGCAACTGCACAAAGATAGATTTTAAAATTGTGGTCACTCTTATGGAACCAATTTTACattcaattaaatattattACTGACATTATGTAAATACTACTAAATTAGAGTAGATTAAAGTAAATGATTGTTTACTTTGATTCCCTGAATATTTATGTGGCGTTCCAAAAAGTCGTGTCAGTACCAACCCTCACCATGACACTACACATCTCCGGCTTCAACGTATCACCTGATTGTAATACGAGCAGTAGCTCTGCACAAACAGATGGCAACTCAGCGTGTGTCTGTCCAGCATCGGCTAGTTCATTTGTCACAGTAAGACCTGGATCCCGAAGGTCTTCACTTGGTCTCTTCTTTAGAGGTGAGAAGCTCAATCAGCTGATCTGCCTACAAAACATTAACGGAACAGAGGGTAACAAATTAGGTTGACAGATTAACCGAGGCCACAGCCTGACCTTACGCCTAATCAAGGAGCTAAATCAGGTTAACGCGCTGATGCTGCTCCTGGTGAGGGATCTTTATGATATCCACATTTCTATAAAGCACATTTATACGCTGATATGGACAGACTTACTGTTATAAACCAATAGGAGTTGAGTCTATAAACGAGTCGGGACATGAAGCCCATCTGACTGGCTGGTGCCAGGATGTGAAGGTGTAGGTGTGTGACGGAACAGAATGGAGGCCAGTGAAAACCAAAcctgcagacaaaacaaaagtaTGACTGTTCAGGTCTAGAGGAAGATTTCTCTCCACGCTGAAAACTCGTTGACTATAGATTCACAATCATAACCTACTGTTTCTTGACGATGTAAAGAATGAATGAGTTAACAAGATAATCTTGAACCAGCATTAGCTGTCACTATGCAGAGGTTTTAACAGTAACGGTAACCCACCGGACATCACTCAGGTCTGTTACATTGTTTTTCTGGAGGATCTCCTTCCCCAACTCAACCATCCGCTGAACTGTACAGAAATAAAACGTTGTTTTTTTCACACTTGTACAAATATAGCACATATTTCTATTGCATATTGCAGCAATACCATCacaataaacatgcaaattGTTAAAATCTCACCTAAAGGCACATGTTCTTTACTGAGGGATTTACAATTACCAACATGTTTGGTTGGTACAACCAGGTAATGATGCGGAGCTCCTGGCCTAATGTCTTTGAAGCATGACATTTCTTCATCCTGCAGTGAAGACAGATGGATAAGTCAGTAATAACAAGTGGAATAATGAACATGGCTCTATTGTGGCTTCTAAACCTGTGGTACTGGATGCACTGAGAGATCAAAGCGCTATGATGACAAGTACACAGTAAACGTCAAATGTACCAAATACTTTCAAACGATAAGCTTATTTTGTTTGGTTAACGTCAGTCCATTATCTTCCTGTATTTTGGGCGTACAAACTACTGCAGCATTACCTAAATCATCGCATAATCTCGGTTTATGCATTTTACAAACGCAAGCAACTCGACTCACACTGGCCGGCTAGCTAGGTAGGTGCTCAATATGAGTTAAAGACATATTCTTACACAATGAAGAAGCTCAGTTTCCATTTCTTTGTTTACAATCTTGCAGAATATACATTTTCTGTCGTATCCTTCAGTTGAAACGTTGCTATTTTTGGTCGTATCAACCTGAGCAGGTTGTGTAGCGTCAAGTGCTGCCATTGTTGATGTCTAATAAATGACTAGGATAATCGATCCCAGCACAAGGGGTGGAGTTTAAAAGACATAGCTAATCGATTGCCGACCCGTAGTGTCAGCAAaataccaccagggggcgatcgTGTTCTTTTATGTTCTGACAACTGCCATCACTTTCCagaagcacttttttttttaaactatccAGTACTATTAAGGTTTTGATTAAATTCTAGTTTATTATATTCGTTTATTTGATGTACAAATGCGATGACATTGAAACTATCAGACATTAGGAGGGTGACGATCTGCCTCAACACGTTGAGAACGATAAAGGCTCCTTGCCGGTTATGTGGATGCATGTCTCAACTTGGGCGTTCTTTGCCGTCAAATTCTGGGTGCAAGTGCCATTTCTCTAATAAAGGAATGTCACTTTATTAAAACAAtgtggtgtaaaaaaaaatgactgGAAAGATATTGACCTTTTCAAAGTCAGTATTTATTTGATCCACATTTGTCTGAATGGATGCAAATTTACAGCAATAAAAAAgttccaaaaaataaaatttttcttttttttttttcaccgggaaatgttttttttattgccttCCCAAAAGCAACATCGGCAGCGCCAGCACCACCTCCCagaaaacagtaaaacaaatcaataaaacttttaaaaaatctcAAATAAATATACAGATGTTATAAAACATatgaaagattttttaaaaattattttcaaTTTGAGTTTCAAGGCCTGAGTTTCACTTTTGCATGGATGAGAAGTGACAGTTGAGCTTTCTCCCTCTGCAAACAGCCCCTCACTGATAACAAACTTTTCTAAAAAAATAATATCTTATTTTAGCAGATTTGTCTCCATGTGTTAAAGCTAAAGTGGGTCATCCAAATATAGGGCTAATGTAAGAAAAGGAAAGGCAAAAGTACAATCAGACAGATAAGTAACGTTGGTCTGATGATGTTACAGTGTTTAAACATTGTTCCTTTTAGCCAACAATCTTTCATTATCCTTGGGTCATCAAGGTGTAATTTTGcacttttaaaacagaaaatttgAACCATTTCCTGAAATGTGCTCACAAACATTTAATTCAACAGTACTACTGTGAACTTTTGCATAATAAGGTGCTCCATAGCCGAAGTCGGCCGCGAAGGGCTTAAAGCTTAAGATTTCAATTCCTAACTTGGCTCGCTACAGGGTTACCGATACACAGCCAGTCGTTTAAAGCAGCAGTAACCTGAAATGCTTCATCCAGCCACTTGAGGTGCCGAATTATCCGACATACAGACAAAGGCCGGTCCGTTAATTGCTAAAAATGGCTTCATGCTGCTTGTGGGCTCACCTGAGCCGTGTGCACAGGTGTTAGCTGCTGTCCAATCAGGTTCTGTTCAGTAGTGGCTAAACTGTGTGTTCTCCTCAGGGTCTAGAGGTTCCTCAGCTTCTCTCAGAGCCGTGAGAGTTTCCTTTAGTGTTATCTGTCAGCTCTGCACAGTCCAGACCTCTACATCTTGTACAATGAAATCCTTGTGCGTGGAGAGGGACGGGCTACTGAAGGTGGGACAGGAAAAGCTGGAGCCGTGGTACAGATCAGCGTCCAGCCACAGGCCGAATCCACCCCTGCAGACAGAGAAACACAGTAGCTCTTTACTGCCAAATCTTTCAAATTAtcataaaaagaaagaagttaTCTTCCATCAGATTAAAGGTTCTTTATCTCGTAAGTAGCGTCTGTTGTAATAAGTGCGTGCTTTTGAGCTTATCACAACAAGTCGCCACATTTTGCAgataaagaagagaagaagaacttACCCTCCTCCGCCAATCTGCAGAGATTCTAGGTCACCACTGACAAAGTAGGTGTTCTTCCCACTCCACCTGTACACCTGTGGAAACACCAAATAGGTAACTATCGTACTATTGTTCTCAGGTTCCTCTTATCACTCTTATATAATGGCAGATAAAATATGGTGACAAAAATGAGTTTCAGCTTCACCTTGAAGTCAGGGTTGAAGTTGAATAGAAAGGTTTCTCCCGTGCCATAGCAGGATTTACTGACTCTGAATGGATCAGAAGAAAAAGCCCCAAACACCTGGAAGTTCAAAGATCGGAGGTCAGTAAGGGGTCGGTGACATTTGTTTATcaatagggggaaaaaagaaagtctCAGAGATAAGAGAAAGACGGGAACCTTTTTGTGCATGTCTTTGATGACCAGGAGCACGGGGCTGTCCAGTCCTGCCATCTTCCTGTACAGAGTCTTCAGGCTGCTCCCATGGACAGCTGTGCTGTACACCAGTTGCCACGAATAGCCCTGAGTCCTGGCCGGCATGTGAGCTGCGAgctgttggggggaaaaaaaaacaacaactttgggTCAAAATATACCCACCTCGATCcaataaaaaggcaaaaactgTCAATGTTATTCATGCATGAATATACCGTATATGATAACACAGCTTACCATCTTTGTGTGATGGTCGTGCAGCAGCTGGCTCTGGACTACCAGGACAGGGAACCCATCATCAACTTCCTTCTGGTATTCGGAATCCTCCAACTCGGAGTCCTCTGAGCTGAGACTCAGGCGGCGTTTGGCATCCTTGACTGTGATAATCTGGAGATGGAAGAACCAGATAGTTGGTTGGTTTCGTAATTCCTAACCCAGCTGTGCCACTTCTATCTGCACATCTATCGCTCTACCTGCACCTATAGTCCTACCTCAACATACGGCTCCACACAGTTGCTGGCAAAGTAGAGAACTTTGATATTTTCTGGCTTCATAATACCTCGATTTCTCTTCCCCAAACTACTTTGCTCTCTAAAGTTTCCCGTATATCTGCACGAGCCTGCGCGCATCACATTTCTACCCCTCTACGTAACTTTCACTGTCTGTGTTCTGAAACGTGATTGGCTGGAACCCCCGTAGGAAGGATTCTGTGCCGTTGGCCGACTTTCTGGTTTCATTTTACACCGTACAGGAAGTGAAGAGTGGGCTGCTGCGAGGGAGCAGAGATAGAGGGCATGTCCATATATAGAGAAAGTGGGATTTCCCACAAGTTCTGGGATGTCTGAAACCACCGCGGCGCCTCCATTGCAGCAATTctgggggtggggaggtggggggtgtaGCTTGACCTATTTAACTATTTTATGATCTGACTTTATCTCCAGGCTTCAATCTTACATTAAAACAAGCAGCGGTGCAAGAGCCTCACCTCCCAGTTTTTAGCAGCCGTGCTGACACGATTATTGAGGTGCTTGCTGACCACGGcgaccttcttcttctccaccacCCGAtggcacttctgctgcttctctctgtggTGGTAGTGAGGCTTCGGGTGCTTCTTGTAGATCTCCGGTGACCACTGCACAAAGAAGGTGTAGAGGTGGTCCACCCTGTCGGAGCAAAAGAGTGCAACGTTGAAGAGGGGGAGAAATTGTTGCACGCGAAGTTTAAAAGTCGTCAAATCGTGGAGTTGTAGTTTTCCAACGTGACAGCTGGCCAATCTTTCTTTCCCATGGCTGGAGTAGGATAGGGCCATAAAAACTGCACATTTCTAATGTCTCAGACATGTCGGTGCAGGAGTTGCATAAAAGCAAATTAATGAGAGAACAAAACCGGTTTTGGCGGTTTTCATCATTACACCTGTTGGACTGCAAGTTTCTTATAATATAAGTGATGCGATGGTTGTACTAAAATCTACAATTTCCCCCAAAAAGGATTTTGCAGCAATTTAATTCAGCGCTTCTACCTTTAATACTGAACCCCCACCATGAAATTTGAGACAACTGACCgactttcccccttttttttcttcttcctgcagCACGTACTCAACTGCCGTTATGcaacgggggaaaaaaagaaatccgtGCAAGATTCAACTCATTTTTCTGCATTGAAAAACTAACAAAAGTAAGACCACATGCAACATGCGTGGAAAAAAGTTTCTTTCACTTACTCTCCAACGCTGTATGCAACTCCCATGGCGACTGAAGAAGGGTGAGACCGAAGGCtgtggagagaaggagagcgGTGGTGCTCCAGCAGTAATGCAGCGGTGTCAATCTGCCATCGCAGCATTTTATACTGGAGGGTCAAGCACTGAGATAGGCCCCTTTCACTAAACGCCCTCCCCTTCTGCCGGAGCTCTTGGAGGCCTGCAGTCCGTTGCATATAGATTTCACAACGGTGCCTGAGATCCAAATGGTGACAGATTAACTTGACCTGCTCCCTGTCCCTGTCATCAGACTGGCACAAGTTCACACAGTTAGTGTGTCAACTTGCACATAAAGCAGTCCAGAGCAAAAAGAATGTCACAAAAATGCTAAATCCACCTGTATGAATGGATTTAATTCTGACCTCTGCCCTGAAAACTAACCATGCTAAATATTTGCTGAATCCTTTATTACCTGTACGCTGATGTCACTCTGACGTTTTATGGAAGAATATTGCTATAAAATtatacaatacagaaaagtgaCAGTGCTTATAAATCTAGGAGGTGCTGACGGCATCAGAAATTTCAACTTCTCTTACCCCTGTGTTGGGTAATTGTGCAGAATAATTGCTCAAAGATAATATAGGGAAATGAAAATAGCAGCATGTTGCCAAGGTTAGCGGGGAAAAGTGATGGGAGACAAATCTACCTATCAACGTCCTTAAAAGCCATAGCATATCTCTTCTGGTTAGTAatctgggggtgggtgggggactTGAAGATACAGTTTAAAGCAGGACCTGCGATGTCAGCACGGTGCCCAGATACTCCTATTTCTCCTATTTCCTTGAATATTCCAGGTTGAGCTCAAGATAAACAATCACACAGACGGTGGCTGTAGGTAAACACAGACCTCTCGCCGCTCCTGGTCTTATCTTAACACTCGCTGCTTTATCAGGATTCCTCTCAGGGCCGAGGCCTCACACCCAGATTTAATCAAAGAGGCAAAGCTTGATTGCAGTGTTGACCACCAATAATCAATCAGCGACGGTTGTTATCTCAATGATCTAATGCTCAAACAGGTTGATTGAGTTTTTCAACATCATTTAAACAAACATTTCTCATTGGGTCAGATAATTAGATGCTGAGCCGCTTAAACACTTATCCCGTGACTTAGGCAATCGGGAGTGTTTTCACCTTTGTTTCACGAAGGATCTGCAGGATTTTTCCCCAAGCTATTTGGCACATGCTTCATGAGGCCACGGAAGGAAACTTGCCATCATTTAGTCTTTGTCGGGGATGTTTAATTACAAAACGGGAAATGACATTTCAAGAACACACTTTATCCTGCAGAACTGGGTCGGGTTTCACGAAGGAGCCAGCACGGTGGCCTTAAACTGGAAAATAAATCCACAGTTGTAGAATTATGCAGAAGACTGACGTTAGTGCGAAGGTTTGCACCCTGCCCTTCGGCGGAGGTGTTCTCTGCTTTACAGTCTGTGTGTCTTAATAACAGGCACTGTAAACAACGGGAAACATGCAGGGCAAGGTTTTCATTTCTAATCAGAGGTTTTAAAAGAGCTTTCAGCTTCTTCACGAGGCCACTGGCTGGGTTGTTACAGTTCAGCCAGGCAACTTTGGATGAaaccaaacatgtttttaagCGCAATTACTTGCAAAATTAGGAGAGCATCAATTTAGCTACAGGCTCTGTCTCAGTGTGTTCGTTCCCTGGCAACAGTCAACTTACAGACATTACAGGGAATGCCAGactcccctcccacccccacaggGATCGAAGAAACAGAGCTCACAAGAGGACGCTGGGGAGGTGGTGAGATTGATCGCCGACGcacggagcagcacagcagcttgCAGAAGGCAGAGAAGCACGAGCAGCATACGttgagcacagcagcagcaaggaaAGAGCGAGAGTGACCAGGTAAAAGGGAGGGGGTTAAATACCTGCCCTAATCAGGAcagagggtcatgtgaccagctcCCCACGCTTTCCATTAGTAATTCATTCAACTGTGGTTCTGTCCTCCTATAAAGTATTTAGGTCAGACTCCCCCAGCGTTTAGATTTCCTTCCCACTACAGATGGGCGAACATCATTTATGCTTACGACAAGGTTTCTGTCTTCACTCGTGCTGTCCAGAGATGAAACGGGGTCAAGACGTCAGGATGTTCTTGCACAAGAGAAACTGAGGACGGGAGAGATCAATTTGAGGCCGTGCGCTCTGACAGTTATGCAGGATCGATAAGTAATCAGGAGGGTCAGATATACACCCTAGGCTTATGTGCAAAGACCGGTGCGCGTGCTCGCACGCACCAATTCTTATTATTCATCCACCTGAAGCATGCACATCTATCAGTCCTGCATGCTCAGGCATGCAACTGAGGGTGGACCAGCTGGATTGTTGTCCTCAGGTTGAGCCTTTACAGTAAAAATATGAATGTGGGCCTTGTCTGATAATTACACGCTGACAGTGGTGATCACACCTGAACAGATGAGTGAAACCGTCGCACACCATTGGCGCGGTTCCTCTTTTCTCTTACAAATATGCAACATAAGCACTTCGCATGTATGGCGCAAGAGCAAGAATTTCGCTGTCATGGATCACTTTTGCAGAGGCCAAAGTATTTCGTACCTGCAACAATAGAACttaatcccccccacccacaatTGCAACCGCAGCTCCACTCACAGACAGTACTGAAGCGTGCGAGTGCTCAGACAGACGGACCAACACCAGTCATTTTGGCGAGCGAAGCCTTGTTTGCAGAAGGATTTGGGAGTTTGCATTGATTTGGGAATGTGGTTCGAGCCGTATAAGGTGCCGTTATGGTCAGCGTAAAGCTCTGAGCTACTGACGCTTAGACTACGTCAGTAGTGCTCGAGTCGGTTTTCACTTATAATCATGCCGAGATAAAGGATTGAACACATCGATCGGTGCGATAGGAACTGATTTTAGAGGCCTCGTAAGCGTCTATTCCACAGACAGAATTATTATCTCAGATTTCAACAGCTAGGGGGGGAAATCAAGGAGTATCAAGATGATAACGGATTAATTTAATAAGAAACAAAGCATTAATTGATTATTACTCTGAAGGTGTATTTTAACACTCACAGTCACGTTCTGTGTTAACTCTCTTTAACAAGGTCTTTTGTATTATGTCGATGTTTGAGAATGTTTTATTCCCTATAAGGTTGACCTCAAAGCCAGCTATTTGGAGACCCAGCAGATGTAACATCAGAGCCAAAGAGGATGTAACATCACACCTATAAATGAAGtatttttacttcctgtttagatTGAGGAGAACTTCCAGAGGCCCTGGAAAACAATTCAAGTTAGCGAGATCTTGAATAATGGAGACACTTGCAACAGAGCGTGTGCGAAATCGTATTTTCTGTGTATCAGTCTGTCACTAAGTCTATAATCTTGTCATTCCGAGGGCATGACCCCAGGTTGAACCATGCAGGGAATCGATTTCTTCCTATCCAAAAGTCCAGCGGTGTTATTGTGGGGGGTTTTATGCTCAAACAccgcatgtgtgcatgtgcaagATTAGCTTGGCCTGCGTGTGCATGGGAGTCTGCACATGTTGGCATGGACATGTCTAATCAGACCTGACCTTTTATAGCAACTgttcacagagagacagagaaccaTCAGTTAGCATGCGGGCATATGTTTACACCACAATTCATCGCGGTGTACGTGTCTGATATGATAAGACAAGACAAAGACAAGACAGAACATCTGAAAATCAATCTGCTGAGTGCACCCCGAGAGTTAAGTTCAGGTTGAGGTTACAGGCCAAAATGAATCCTCTTGATGTGTAACACAGGCGCGTCATCCTAAAATAAGATGCTTTCTCATTTTTGCTGCGCTGGATGTATTAGCGGTCAAAACAACGCTAATGCAGTCATGCTTTTGCTCTttttgggtgtgtgtctgtgctggagGGCCAAATCTCAGAGCTCAAAGACTAGCTTGATTTGGCTTTGTACAGcgctgtgtgtatgtgcatgtgcaaGTGTAAACAAGCACTTGTGGTTTATTGTGTGAATGTTAAATATATGACAGAGAATCTTAAAGTCTATACCAGACC
The DNA window shown above is from Takifugu flavidus isolate HTHZ2018 chromosome 10, ASM371156v2, whole genome shotgun sequence and carries:
- the hint3 gene encoding histidine triad nucleotide-binding protein 3; its protein translation is MAALDATQPAQVDTTKNSNVSTEGYDRKCIFCKIVNKEMETELLHCDEEMSCFKDIRPGAPHHYLVVPTKHVGNCKSLSKEHVPLVQRMVELGKEILQKNNVTDLSDVRFGFHWPPFCSVTHLHLHILAPASQMGFMSRLVYRLNSYWFITADQLIELLTSKEETK
- the LOC130532520 gene encoding nuclear receptor coactivator 7 isoform X1; the protein is MLRWQIDTAALLLEHHRSPSLHSLRSHPSSVAMGVAYSVGEVDHLYTFFVQWSPEIYKKHPKPHYHHREKQQKCHRVVEKKKVAVVSKHLNNRVSTAAKNWEIITVKDAKRRLSLSSEDSELEDSEYQKEVDDGFPVLVVQSQLLHDHHTKMLAAHMPARTQGYSWQLVYSTAVHGSSLKTLYRKMAGLDSPVLLVIKDMHKKVFGAFSSDPFRVSKSCYGTGETFLFNFNPDFKVYRWSGKNTYFVSGDLESLQIGGGGGGFGLWLDADLYHGSSFSCPTFSSPSLSTHKDFIVQDVEVWTVQS
- the LOC130532520 gene encoding nuclear receptor coactivator 7 isoform X2 gives rise to the protein MRAGSCRYTGNFREQSSLGKRNRGIMKPENIKVLYFASNCVEPYVEIITVKDAKRRLSLSSEDSELEDSEYQKEVDDGFPVLVVQSQLLHDHHTKMLAAHMPARTQGYSWQLVYSTAVHGSSLKTLYRKMAGLDSPVLLVIKDMHKKVFGAFSSDPFRVSKSCYGTGETFLFNFNPDFKVYRWSGKNTYFVSGDLESLQIGGGGGGFGLWLDADLYHGSSFSCPTFSSPSLSTHKDFIVQDVEVWTVQS